Sequence from the Corallococcus sp. EGB genome:
ACGGCGTGCACAGCTCCGGCTTCGTGGGCACGGCGGAGACCTACGATCCCTCCACCAACATCTGGACCCCGGCGGGCACGACCGGCATCCAAGGCAACATCACGCAGGCCGTGCTCCTGTCCACCGGCAAGGTCCTGATCCTGACCGACGGCTCGCAGGCGGGCCGCGTCTACGATCCCGTTGCGGGCACCTGGAGCGCCACGGGCAACATGTCCTCGACCCGCGGCATGCCCACGGTCACGCTGCTGGATTCGGGGCAGGTCCTCGTCGCGGGTGGCATCGGCAGCGGAGGCGTCCGGCTGACGACCGCGGAGCTCTACGACCCCGTGGCCAACACCTTCACCCCCACCGGCGCCATGACCGCGGGCCGCAACGCGCACATGGCGACGCGGCTGCGTGACGGACGGGTGCTCGCGGTGAGCGGCTTCAGCGGCAGCGGTGAGGTGCCCGGCGCCGACCTCTACGACCCGGCCACCGGCACCTGGTCCGCCGCCGCGCCCCCGCTGGTGCCCCGCCACTATTCCTCCAGCACCCTGCTCCCCGACGGCCGCGTGCTCGTCGCGGGTGGCTTCACCGCGGGCGGCGTGACGACCCAGTCCGAGCTCTACGACCCGACCGCCAACACCTGGACCGCGACTGGCAGCCTGACGTTCCCGCGCTCCGGCCACCAGGCCACGCTGCTGCCCGATGGCCGCGTCCTCGTCACCGGCGGCGCCGAGTTCCGCACCACGCCGCAGGTCGAGGCCGAAGTCTACGACCCCTCCACCGGCACCTGGTCCGCCGCGGGCACGATGAATGTCGGCCGCGAGAACCACACCGCGACGCTGCTGCCCACCGGCAAGGTGTTCGTCACGGGCGGCTTCAATACGTCCCCCACCACGACGTTCTTCGCGTCGACGGAGGTCTACGATCCCGCCGCCAGCCAGTGGTCTCCGGCCGGCACCATGGGCACGCCCCGCACGGACGCCGCGGTGGCGCTCCTGCCCTCGGGCCAGGTGCTCGTGACGGGGGGGCGTGGCGCCTTCACGTCGTCGCCGGCCGCGGAGCTGTATGACCGCGCGACCAACGCGTGGACCGCCCTGCCCGACCTCGACGTGCCGCGCGAGCGCGCCACCGCGACCCTCCTGCGCTCCGGGCAGGTCCTGGTCGTGGGCGGCCGCAACGTGAACACCTCGACGGCGAGCGTGCAGCGCTTCGACCCCGCTACCAGAACATGGCTCGCCGCGGCGTCGCCCTCGGGTTCGCGGCACCTGCACACCGCCACGCTCCTGCCGGATGGCCGGGTGCTCGTCGTCGGCGGCCAGAGCGACACCACGGTGCTCAACACCGCGGAGCTGTATGCCCCTGACTCGGACACGTGGTCTCCGGCTGGCTCGCTCGCGACCGCGCGCGCCGGGCACCGCGCCGTCCTCCTCCAGAATGGCCGGGTGCTCGTCGCGGGTGGCCACAATGGCAGTGGCACCGCGCTGGCGACGGCGGAGCTGTTCGACCCCGCCACCAACACCTGGACGCCGGCGGCCAGCCTCGCGGGGGCTCGCGACGAGCTGTCGCTGACGCTGCTGCCTTCGGGCCAGGTGCTCGCGGCGGGTGGCATCGCGGCCGGCACGGAGCTCACGTCCACGGAGCTCTACACGCCCGGCACCAACACCTGGACCAGCGTCGGGGCGCTGGCGCAGCCGCGCTGGCTGCACTCCGCCGCGCTGCTGCCCTCCGGAAAGGTGCTGGTCGCGGGCGGCATCACCACGAACAGCGATTACGCCAATACCGCGGAGGCCTACGACCCCATGCTCGGCCGCTGGACCACGGTCGCCGATCCCACCACCGCGGGAGGATTGTTCAGCGTGGCGCTGCCGTCGGGCGAGCTGCTCCTCGCGGGCGGCATGACCAGCCCCAACGCGGAGCTGTTCAACGAGAACGGCGCGCAGCCCGCGTGGCGGCCCACGGTGTCGGCTCCGGCGACCCTCGTCGCCGCCTGCCCCACCGTCCTGGAGGGCCTGCTGTTCCGGGGCATCTCCAGCGGCAGCGGCGGCAACTCCGCGGACTCCCCCACCGACTTCCCGCTCGTGCGGCTGCGCTCCGCGGAGGGCGGCCAGCTCTGGACGCTCCCCAGCAGCGACACGTCCGCGACGCGCGCGACGGTGACCGTCCCCGCCGGCACGCCGCTGGGCACCTACGGGCTCACGGTCTTCGCCAACGCCATCTCCGGTGGACGCATGGTGGCCGTCGTCGCCAACCAGCCTCCGTCCGCGCAGGACCAGAGCGCCACCACGGGCAAGGACACGGCCGTGGCGGTGACGCTGGGCGGAACGGATCCGGATCCCGGCCAGGTGTTGAGCTGGACCGTCGTCACCCAGCCGCAGCACGGCACGCTGACCGGCACGCCGCCCGCGCTCACGTACACGCCCGCCGCGGGCTACGTGGGGACGGACAGCTTCACCTACCGCGTGCGGGACTGCGCTGACGACAGCAACGTCGCGACCGTCACCCTCACCGTGGTCGAGGGAGCGGCTCCCACCCTCACCTGCCCCGCGGACGTCACCGTGGAGGCGACGGGCTCCGACGGCGCCGTCGTGACCTACGACCCCGCGGTGCTGGAGCCGGCGGGGCTGCCGGTGAGCTACTCGCAGGCATCGGGCTCGCGCTTCCCGCTCGGCACCACGACCGTGACGGCGAGCTCCACCGGCCTCACCTGCACGTTCCTGGTGACGGTGCGCGACACCACCGCGCCGGCCCTCACCTGCCCCAGCGACAGGACGGCGGCTCGGAATGAGCCGGTCACGTTCGAGCCCACGGCCACGGACGCGGTGACGGCCCACCCGGCCGTGACGTCCTCGCCCGCGTCGGGCAGCACGTTCTCGCCGGGGGTGACGACCGTCACCGTCACCGCCACGGATGACGCGGGCAACGCCGCGCAGTGCACGTTCCAGGTCCGCGTCCAGGCCCAGGTCGTGGAGATCGCCGGCGGCGGCTGTGACAGCTCCGGCGGCACCACGTCCGCGCTCGCCCTCCTCGCCGCGCTCGCGGCCTGGGGGACTTCGCGCCGCCGCCAGCCCACGGCCCGGGGGAACTGAGACATGCGCTCCCACTTTTCTCGAATGGACTCCGCCTTGCGCATGAAGACCCAGAGCTGGGCGCTGGCCGCGCTGCTGGCCACCGCCGTCCCCCCCGCCGCGTTCGGGCAGACCACCACCAGTCCCATCGTCCCCATGGACCTGGAGCGCCTGCGCTTCCAGCCCGCGGCGACGGACTCCATGTTCGTGGACACCGGCCGCGTGCTCCCCGAGGGCGGCTACCGCCTGCTCCTCATGGTGAACTACGAGCGCGGCATCCTGTTGCTCCAGGGCGACGACGGACTGAAGCGCTCCATCCTCCACTACCGCACCGCGGGCTGGCTGGCCGGCGCGTGGTCGCCGGTGGACCGGCTGGAGTTCTCCGCGAAGCTGCCCGTCATCATCGCGCAGGGCGGCCACGGCGCGGAGCAGCTGGCGGGCGTGAGCGCGCCGGACTCGTTCGGCCTGGGCACGCCGGAGCTGGGCGTGCGCTACGAGCTGCTGCGGCGCGAGGAAGGCGCGCCGGTGTTCCTGGGCCTGGGACTGGACATCGGGCTGCCCGGCGGCACCGCGGACGCGTTCGGCCGTCAGGCGGGCTGGGCCGGCTTCCAGGTGGCGCCCCGCGTGTCGGTGAGCCGCGAGCTGGGGCCCGTGGTGCTGGGCGCCAACGCGGGCGTGCGGATCCGCTCGAAGGAGGTCGAGCCGGGCCGCGACTTCGGCACCGAGCTGGAACAGGGCGTCGTGGTGGCCACGCGCGGCAAGGGGCTGCGCGGTGAAGTCGCGCTGCAGGCCGCCGAGTCGCTGGTGCAGTCCGACGTCGCGCTGGAGCTGCTGGGCGGCGTGCGGCTGCCGGTGGGCGCGGGCTTCGAGGCGTTCGCGCTGGCGGGGCACGGCTTCACGGACATCCCGGGCACGCCGTCGTTCCGTCTGGGCGCGGGCATCGCGTACGCGAACGAGCCCGCCCCCGTGGACCAGTGCCGCACCGGCCGCAGCCACACGCCGGAGCAGTGCCCGAACGAGGACGACGACGGCGACGGCGTGGCCAACAAGGACGACCGCTGCCCGCTGGAGGCCGGCTCCGCGGTGAACGGCGGCTGCCCGGACAAGGACTCGGACGGCGACGGCGTGGTGGACCGCGAGGACCAGTGCCCGACGCAGGCCGGCACTGCGCGCGACCACGGCTGCCCGGCGCCGGACTCGGACGGCGACGGCGTTCGCGACGATGAGGACGCCTGCCCGAACCAAGCCGGCCCCGCGTCCGAGCACGGCTGCCCCGCGAAGGAGCAGCCCAAGCCCCAGCAGCCGCCTCCCGAGGAGCAGCCCGTGGAGACGAAGTCGCCGCTGGAGCACATCGTCCAGTTCCCGGTGAACCAGTCGGAGTTCCACGAGAACGAGCAGCGGCAGTTGGATGACATCGCCGCGTACCTGAAGGCGAACCCGAAGCTGAAGGTCCGGATCGAAGGCCACACGGACAACAGCGGTCCGGAGGACGCCAACCGCACGCTGAGCCAGCAGCGCGCGGACCGCGTGCGCGCGTACCTCATCCAGAAGGGCATCGCGGGTTCGCGGCTGGAGGCGAAGGGCTACGGTCCTGACCGTCCGCGCGTGTCCAACGACACGCCGGAAGGCCGCAGCGACAACCGCCGCGTGGAGTTCGTCCCCGTGACGGGGAGCTGACCTCGACGTGACGCCGCTTCGTGGCCCATCACGAAGCGGCGCCAGGCTGCATCATCGAGACGGGCGTGGGGGGCGACCTCCACGCCCGTTTTGCGTCACGCCTCCTCGGGGTGCAGCTGCACCAGCGCCGGAAGCTCCGCCGCACGGTCGCGCAGGCGGGGCTTGGGCCGGATGGCCACCGGGACGCGGGACGCCGCGAGCAGGTCCAGGTCGAACACGTTGTCGCCGAAGGCGGCGCAGAGCGGCCGGTTCGTGAGCAACCGCAGGCTGTTCACCTTCCCGGGGCCATAGGGCACGGGCTCGAAGACGGACGTCAGCAGCCGTCCGCCCTCCTCCTTCGGCGTGCACGCCACCACGAAGTCCGGCGGGA
This genomic interval carries:
- a CDS encoding kelch repeat-containing protein; protein product: MFAASLGLLSCGDNERPAPANVRTTHARLATAPAWYATASMSTTRGQHAAVLLPDGKLLVINGVHSSGFVGTAETYDPSTNIWTPAGTTGIQGNITQAVLLSTGKVLILTDGSQAGRVYDPVAGTWSATGNMSSTRGMPTVTLLDSGQVLVAGGIGSGGVRLTTAELYDPVANTFTPTGAMTAGRNAHMATRLRDGRVLAVSGFSGSGEVPGADLYDPATGTWSAAAPPLVPRHYSSSTLLPDGRVLVAGGFTAGGVTTQSELYDPTANTWTATGSLTFPRSGHQATLLPDGRVLVTGGAEFRTTPQVEAEVYDPSTGTWSAAGTMNVGRENHTATLLPTGKVFVTGGFNTSPTTTFFASTEVYDPAASQWSPAGTMGTPRTDAAVALLPSGQVLVTGGRGAFTSSPAAELYDRATNAWTALPDLDVPRERATATLLRSGQVLVVGGRNVNTSTASVQRFDPATRTWLAAASPSGSRHLHTATLLPDGRVLVVGGQSDTTVLNTAELYAPDSDTWSPAGSLATARAGHRAVLLQNGRVLVAGGHNGSGTALATAELFDPATNTWTPAASLAGARDELSLTLLPSGQVLAAGGIAAGTELTSTELYTPGTNTWTSVGALAQPRWLHSAALLPSGKVLVAGGITTNSDYANTAEAYDPMLGRWTTVADPTTAGGLFSVALPSGELLLAGGMTSPNAELFNENGAQPAWRPTVSAPATLVAACPTVLEGLLFRGISSGSGGNSADSPTDFPLVRLRSAEGGQLWTLPSSDTSATRATVTVPAGTPLGTYGLTVFANAISGGRMVAVVANQPPSAQDQSATTGKDTAVAVTLGGTDPDPGQVLSWTVVTQPQHGTLTGTPPALTYTPAAGYVGTDSFTYRVRDCADDSNVATVTLTVVEGAAPTLTCPADVTVEATGSDGAVVTYDPAVLEPAGLPVSYSQASGSRFPLGTTTVTASSTGLTCTFLVTVRDTTAPALTCPSDRTAARNEPVTFEPTATDAVTAHPAVTSSPASGSTFSPGVTTVTVTATDDAGNAAQCTFQVRVQAQVVEIAGGGCDSSGGTTSALALLAALAAWGTSRRRQPTARGN
- a CDS encoding OmpA family protein, whose amino-acid sequence is MKTQSWALAALLATAVPPAAFGQTTTSPIVPMDLERLRFQPAATDSMFVDTGRVLPEGGYRLLLMVNYERGILLLQGDDGLKRSILHYRTAGWLAGAWSPVDRLEFSAKLPVIIAQGGHGAEQLAGVSAPDSFGLGTPELGVRYELLRREEGAPVFLGLGLDIGLPGGTADAFGRQAGWAGFQVAPRVSVSRELGPVVLGANAGVRIRSKEVEPGRDFGTELEQGVVVATRGKGLRGEVALQAAESLVQSDVALELLGGVRLPVGAGFEAFALAGHGFTDIPGTPSFRLGAGIAYANEPAPVDQCRTGRSHTPEQCPNEDDDGDGVANKDDRCPLEAGSAVNGGCPDKDSDGDGVVDREDQCPTQAGTARDHGCPAPDSDGDGVRDDEDACPNQAGPASEHGCPAKEQPKPQQPPPEEQPVETKSPLEHIVQFPVNQSEFHENEQRQLDDIAAYLKANPKLKVRIEGHTDNSGPEDANRTLSQQRADRVRAYLIQKGIAGSRLEAKGYGPDRPRVSNDTPEGRSDNRRVEFVPVTGS